CCACTCTCTAGTTTCTGCACCAAAGACACCAACACACTTTGATAATCTTCAAATGAATCATTCTCATCCTTTCTCCTTTCGAAAAGATACTTGTTCTTCCCTAAGAGCCCGCATTCGAATTAGCACTAATCGGTACAAACTTGGCATGTCCGTATAATTAAGTAGGCTTGTTGATCCTTGGGGCCTTTTATCTTTCAATTGTTTGTACTACTTGGTTGTACTACGCTACTAAACAGACTGAAAACTCACAAGAAAGAAAATAGATAATTGGTACTACACATGTCTCATGCAGTTTGTACTTCGTACTAGAATGCAGTTTGTACTACGTCTCTTTAGCAAGACATCCATTTCTCTCATATTTCTTGACAGCGCACTCAAATACCTGAGCAAAATTGCAGCCTTCGCGAAGGcttgaaatcaattgatcgctTAGACGCTGAGGAAATATGAACTTCACCAACTTGGGGATCCACAAAGTGAAATCAATGGCTTTAAAAGTTAATGAAAGGCTAAACTATCTGTATTGCAAATTAAATATACCTCACGAAGCAATGGATATTTCCGTGATAGATTCATTTATACTTCTTGCTAGGAGAAGATGAATTCCTTCTCGATCTTTTTCCTCTAAAATGGTAATGAAGGAAAAGTCATATTCTTGTATCTCTCACTAGTCTATCATtatcttttttcattttagtcCATCATTATCTTATTTCTTTATTCCTATATTTTAGGTATTTTCACCCTCTGAATTTTAGATACATTCGCGGATATTTTGTATATGTCTGTCCCATGCTGCCTTGAGCATTAAGTCATCTTCAGATTTCTATTCATTTCTTGGTAACAAATCGATAAACAATAGCAGATTGCGAATTTATGACCACCAACATGGCTGCCCACATCTTTTTCCACAAAGACTTCgccatgagaaagattgaagGAGACTTGGCATGGAAATTTAACCTGGATTGCAGGGCAAAGGGAATTATTGTGATGGTAACAATACGAATTTTCAATTATTTGGGGGTCAATATATatttagaaaaaagaatttgttaaaatttagtGAGTTCAAATAAAATGgaactttaaaatttttctaaattttctaaatctagatttttccaaaatcaagtggGATCAATTGACTCCACTTGCTTTCACATGGCTCCGCCACTGGATTCACATGCACCATCCTTCTCTACAAAGACTTCACCATGAGGAAGATTGAAGGAGACTTGGGATGGAAATTTGTCCCATAGGATTATAGAACAAACAAATAAttagtgttacagtaattatagCAACAGCCAAaataaccaagaaaaaaaaaaaagattgtagCAACAGCCTTGTGGTCTTCTTCTTAATGTTGGGACGTACGGCAGTTCATCTTTTTCTTAGTATGTTGTCCTGCGTGTCTTAATTAACTACTGCAATATCCTAGCAATCTAATACCAATGACTTTTGTGTTGTTTTATTCAATATCACAGTGCTATCATTTATGTATACGTTATTCAATATCTGTGTATGCATTTAGGGTTCAATaccaggaaaagaaagaaagggccCTCGTTTTCAAAGTCGGCCCTTTCTGTCTTTAATAGTTTAATGTGATACTACTGTTGCCATTCCCACAAAttggggaagagagagagagagagttgggaACGATGAATTTAGAAGCTCCATTGAAAGCGTAACGGATCTTTTGTCTCATATTTTGTGTCATTCTCTGTCCCacattttattatattactatttatccttcataaacatcatgttttagttcttttttgtttccttatgaaacctcaattgcacTTACTCCAATTCCCTTTCAAATTGTGCAGAATGTTATTGATCCTATTGAATTAATGCATGTCATCATAGACTTTGCGACtgattttgcatctttcttcgTTTACATCCCCCAATGAACACCAATTACCaacctacaaaaaaaaaaagaaaaagaaaaacaccgATAGCCAAAATCACGTGTTTAACGTCAGTGACACGGGGTCGCCAATTGCTTCAGTATAAGAACAGGAGCTTCCCTTAGCTTCTTTGCTACCACAGCCCCCTAAAGAAAAGCCGCCAATGGCATCTCTTTCAACTCCCCTTCAAAGCTCCACTGCCTACTCCTCCTCCTCTACTCTGTCCTCCTGCCCTTTCTCTACCAAGCCATCACAGTTTTACCTCAGTGCCAAACGTAACTATCATCAGTTCACGGTTTCATGCAAAAACAATGAAAGCCATGAACAAGTTAACAATCCTGATAGGAGGGATGTGCTTTTGGGGTTGGGTGGCCTTTATGGCGCCTCAAACCTCATCATCAACCCTTTTGCCATGGCAGCTCCTATAGCCGCCCCAgaaatctccaaatgcggtccACCGGCGGACTTACCTCCAGGAGCAGTTGTCACTGACAATTGCTGTCCGCCGATGCCCGGAAAAGTCATTGACTACAAACTCCCTCCACCACCTAAGGTGTTCCGTTTTAGGCCAGCTGCTCATTTGGTCAAGAAAGACTATATTGAAAAACTTAACAAGGCGGTCGAGCTCATGAAAGCTCTGCCAGCTGATGATCCCCGTAATTTTACCCAACAAGCAAATGTTCATTGCGCTTATTGCAATGGTGCCTACGTCCAACCAGGCTCTGATCAAGAAATTTCAGTCCATTACTCGTGGTTATTCTTCCCTTTTCATAGATGGTATTTGTACTTCTATGAAAGAATCTTGGGAAAGCTAATAGGCGATCCCAGTTTTGGACTGCCCTTTTGGAACTGGGACAACATTGGTGGCATGACCATACCGTCCATATTTATGGACCAATCGTCAGTATTGTATAACGAAAATCGTAACCAAAGTCATCTGCCACCAACGGTCGTGGACTTGGGGTATAATGGTACGGATAGAGATGCAACATGCACAGAAAGGATAGAAAACAATTTGGCGATCATGTACCGTCAAATGGTCACTAATGCCACCACTGGCAGAGATTTCTTTGGAAAGGAATACCGGGCCGGCGATGAGCCCAATGCCTTTGCTGGCGCAGGGTCCATCGAGGCCAGTCCCCATATTCCAATCCACAGGTGGGTCGGCGATCCAAGGCAGCCAAATGGTGAAGATTTGGGTAATTTCTACTCAGCTGGAAGAGATATTGTGTTCTATAGCCATCATGCAAATGTGGACCGGATGTGGACAATTTGGCAACAATTGGGAGGTAAAAGGAAGGAGGTCCCCGATCCAGATTGGCTGAATTCTTCCTTCATTTTCTACGATGAAAATGCTCAGCCTGTCCGCGTGAAAGTTCGTGATTCTTTTAGTAATGATAGAATGGGATATATTTACGAAAAGGTGGATATTCCCTGGCTTAAGAATAAGCCTGTGGCCCGCGTGAGAAAATCTAGAGTGGCTTTCACTTCCGGGGCACCACCAGCCGATAAGGTCTTCCCTGGACCCCTTGACAAGATCGTGAAAGTGTTGGTCAAGAGGCCCAAATTATCAAGAAGCAAGAGGCAAAAGGAGGACGAGGAAGAGAGATTGGTGGTGTACGGGATCGAGTTTTCCATGGACAAGTATGTTAAGtttgatgttttcattaatgatgaagatgataatCCAAACGATTTTGCTAAGTCCGAGTACGTTGGGAGCTTTGCAAATTTGCCACACAAGGTTAAAAGTGGCATGAAAGCTAAGACTACTCAAACCTTTGAGTTGACTGAGATTTTGGAGGACTTAGAAGTTGAAGACGACGATGCCCTGTTGGTGACTTTGGTGCCAAATACTGCTCTTACCATTGATGGCATCAAGATTGAGGTTGCTGCTTGATTCACCTgctagtacttttttttttttttttttttttaatctcctCCCTGGGAAAAAATCTGGCATTAGATTTCATCGAATGCTTTGATTTTGACCTATGCATGTTTCAGCACCATGAATAAAATGCTTCTGGTGTGCTTGTCACCagttaataaaaatatatttcagGTTCTTGTTTTCTTGCCACCTATCTGACAACGTCccttttggtttttctttttgaaaagtttaattTACATTAAAGTTTAAGATCTTATGACGCTATCTACCTAACTTTCtccactcaaaaaaaaaaaaggaaaaaaaagaaatcgaAAAAGACAATTCTTCCtcaatcaaaattaaatttttctGTGCGTatccaaaaggaaaacaaaaggtgaTCCTCAACTCCCACGTTTGGCAAAGCTTACAAGTGTTAGCTTCCGATTCGCCATTTCAAGGTAGTGAGATAGAATATACATTTAATTTAgcaaaatataggagagtttttttttttttttgaaaaagaatataGGAGAGGTTACAAAAAGTAAGGGAATTCTACAATAATGATCCTTGTTTTTTGTGTGTTGAGGAAAGAGGTGATTTCTTAAATTTGTGCGATCccacatttcatttcatatgcAACTATTTCGTATACCACTTTTGATTTCATGtgcaactttattaatttgtGAAGACAGAACTTTATATTCTCCCACTTTCACAATCAATACATAATAATATCTGCAGCACATGTGAAAGCTTGATCAACAACAAAGGGCTTGACAGGAATGAAAGTCACCTAATAATATCTAGCTCAAGTTACCTAATGATTCATAGTAATGAAAGTTAAAAGGGCTCCTATTTTTTAATGTACGTTTACTTTATAGGAATAGGGTAATAATATGCCAACCTGCCCAAAGTTTCACTACCACGACATGGATCTCCCCTTGAATTCTTGGAAGTGTAATTTAGTGTTAAGTGTATAATATGAGCTGTTATACATTTTTTAATTTGACTAtctatattttttcttaaaattctaaGGGCGTTCTTGTTGTAGTGAGCATCCACTTAAATACTAACATCTTCCTCGTGTGCAACTGCTTCTTGTAACACGATCTAAGTGcctttgaaattcttggttcgAATCTTAAATCCTTGTTTTCTTCGCTTTTCCCTTATAATgcttgaaattttctttgaacaattaaaagaaaaattgaataaGGACAGATAAAGATTAATATATCATAATACAAGTGAATTCTCTATTCCTTTCCCCCTCTCTACTTTTGAagttcttgtattttttttttttatcgatacAATAGAATTCTTATAACTTAAACTAACCTATTCTAGGAGGAGGGAAAAGGAACTCGATGTGGGTAGAAACTCCATCGAAACTGATCAATGAAAACCGTCACGACAATTTTTAAAGTTCATGTAGATTTATTACCATTCGAAATATTTGACAAACTTGGCTCTCTCACTCTGCATTAAATAGCTATTGGTCAAATTTACCAGGTTCAGATTTATTGCAGTCTTGTGGGACCAAGACCG
The DNA window shown above is from Coffea arabica cultivar ET-39 chromosome 5e, Coffea Arabica ET-39 HiFi, whole genome shotgun sequence and carries:
- the LOC113690568 gene encoding polyphenol oxidase I, chloroplastic-like yields the protein MASLSTPLQSSTAYSSSSTLSSCPFSTKPSQFYLSAKRNYHQFTVSCKNNESHEQVNNPDRRDVLLGLGGLYGASNLIINPFAMAAPIAAPEISKCGPPADLPPGAVVTDNCCPPMPGKVIDYKLPPPPKVFRFRPAAHLVKKDYIEKLNKAVELMKALPADDPRNFTQQANVHCAYCNGAYVQPGSDQEISVHYSWLFFPFHRWYLYFYERILGKLIGDPSFGLPFWNWDNIGGMTIPSIFMDQSSVLYNENRNQSHLPPTVVDLGYNGTDRDATCTERIENNLAIMYRQMVTNATTGRDFFGKEYRAGDEPNAFAGAGSIEASPHIPIHRWVGDPRQPNGEDLGNFYSAGRDIVFYSHHANVDRMWTIWQQLGGKRKEVPDPDWLNSSFIFYDENAQPVRVKVRDSFSNDRMGYIYEKVDIPWLKNKPVARVRKSRVAFTSGAPPADKVFPGPLDKIVKVLVKRPKLSRSKRQKEDEEERLVVYGIEFSMDKYVKFDVFINDEDDNPNDFAKSEYVGSFANLPHKVKSGMKAKTTQTFELTEILEDLEVEDDDALLVTLVPNTALTIDGIKIEVAA